Sequence from the Paraburkholderia acidiphila genome:
CTTCGTCACTGGCTGGCCGTCAATGCCGCGGATTTCGTCGCGATCAGCGCGATTCAGTGCACACTGGGGGCTCCGTGGCATCGGCATGACATCCATGACTTCCTCACTTCATCTCTCCAACGTCTGCCTGGCCGACGGCCAGCGCGTATGCGTCGCGCTTGCCAACGGTCGCATCGAGGCAATCGGACCGCACGTGCCCGTACAACCGGGCGTGCCGGTCGTGGACGGCGGCGCGGCCTTGCTGCTACCGGGCTTCGTCGAAGGCCACACGCACCTCGACAAGAGCAATTGGGGCCGCCCGTGGTATCGCAACGAGGTCGGGCCGCTGCTCACCGATCGCATCGGCAACGAGCGCGAATGGCGCAAGACGTCGGGCCACGACGCCGCTGCGCAGTCGCTCGCGCTGGCGCGCGCGTTCGTGCAGGCCGGCACGACGCGCATGCGCACGCACGTCGACATCGACACCGACGCGCGTTTGCGTTATCTCGAAGGCGTGCTTGCCACGCGGCATACCTTGCGCGATGTCCTCGACATGCAGATCGTCGCGTTTCCGCAGTCGGGCATGCTGATCCGCCCGGGTACGGTCGAGTTGCTCGACAGCGCACTGGCGGCCGGCGCCGACGTGCTCGGCGCGCTCGACCCGGCACTGATCGACGGCGATCCCGTGGCTTCGCTGAATGCCACGTTCGAACTGGCACAGCGCCATCGCAAGCCGATCGATATTCATCTGCATGAGCCTGGCGAGGTTGGGGCGTTCACGCTGAAACTGCTGCTCGATCGCGTGCAGGCGCTCGGCATGCAAGGCCAGGTTGTCGTGAGCCACGCGTTTTGTCTGGGCGCGTTGCCGGACCGCGAGCGCGACGCATTGATCGACCGCATCGCGCAACTGCGCGTGGCGTTGCTCACGAGTGCGCCGCCTTCGCGCCCGGTTCCGCCGCTAAAGCTCTGCCGCGAGAAGGGCGTTACCGTGTTCGGCGGCAACGATGGCATTCGCGACACCTGGTCGCCGTATGGCGTGCCCGACATGCTCGAGCGCGCCATGTTGATCGGCCTGCGCTACGACCTGCGTCGCGACGACGACATCGCGATCGCATTCGATTGCGTGAGCGATGCCGCCGCGCGTGGCTGCGGTTTCGCCGACTACGGTCTGCGTGTGGGCGCGCGTGCGGACCTCGTGGTCGTGGAGGCGCAGAGTGTTGCGCATGCCGTTGTCGCGCGGCCAAAGCGCAAGCTCATCGTTGCGAACGGGCGCATCGTCGTGCGTGACGGTGAGTTGACCGTATAAACGATCGGCAGGGCGTTCAGGTTGTCGACGTGCGGATCGAGCGTGGTTGCGTGATCACGCAAGGCTGCGCCGGCTCGAACGGCATCGCAACGTGCATTGCGGCGTGATGAGATGCGAGTTTGTATGCGGCCGGCGCGTTTTGTGTTGTTAGCCGAGATTTTTCCAGAACGTTTCGGCCAGGCTCAGGCCAGTGCTCAGGAAATTGTCGGCTTTCGCTTGATCCAGATTGCCGTCTGCATCTCGTGTATAGGAATCCAGAAGATCGTTGAACACCTGGCTTCCGCTCGAAATGCTCTTGCTCACGCCCGTCACGAACTCGGTAAGCGACACCTGACCGTCGTTGGACGTGTCGAAGCTGCTAAAAAGCTGCTTTGCGTCGTCGGCTCCCACGCCGGCGCGCGAGAGTTGAGCCTGGAATTCGTCGAGCGACAGGGAATCGTCGTTGTTCTTGTCGCCCTGCACGAACATCTGGGGCGCCCATGCAACCGCGAGTGGCGTTGCGCGCAGTGTCTGCGTTTCGGCCGCGCCGGTGCTCGTATTGATGGCCGTGACCGTTTTCTGGGTCGAAAAGCTGTTGAGCGTGGCAC
This genomic interval carries:
- a CDS encoding amidohydrolase family protein, with the translated sequence MTSSLHLSNVCLADGQRVCVALANGRIEAIGPHVPVQPGVPVVDGGAALLLPGFVEGHTHLDKSNWGRPWYRNEVGPLLTDRIGNEREWRKTSGHDAAAQSLALARAFVQAGTTRMRTHVDIDTDARLRYLEGVLATRHTLRDVLDMQIVAFPQSGMLIRPGTVELLDSALAAGADVLGALDPALIDGDPVASLNATFELAQRHRKPIDIHLHEPGEVGAFTLKLLLDRVQALGMQGQVVVSHAFCLGALPDRERDALIDRIAQLRVALLTSAPPSRPVPPLKLCREKGVTVFGGNDGIRDTWSPYGVPDMLERAMLIGLRYDLRRDDDIAIAFDCVSDAAARGCGFADYGLRVGARADLVVVEAQSVAHAVVARPKRKLIVANGRIVVRDGELTV
- a CDS encoding EF-hand domain-containing protein: MSMSSVNGSTSAYDAYFGFSQKQSAASDSPDRATLNSFSTQKTVTAINTSTGAAETQTLRATPLAVAWAPQMFVQGDKNNDDSLSLDEFQAQLSRAGVGADDAKQLFSSFDTSNDGQVSLTEFVTGVSKSISSGSQVFNDLLDSYTRDADGNLDQAKADNFLSTGLSLAETFWKNLG